The Candidatus Koribacter versatilis Ellin345 genome has a segment encoding these proteins:
- the murA gene encoding UDP-N-acetylglucosamine 1-carboxyvinyltransferase, whose protein sequence is MDKFVIRGGTPLLGNVRVSGAKNAALPAMAAALLTEEPVILENIPQVRDIITERNLLQAMGAEVELGYGRAHHRTTLCCRNLVNPEASYELVKTMRASTLVLGPLVARTGEARVSLPGGCAIGARPIDLHIKGLEKLGAEITQEHGYIKAKATRLKGNHIVFEKITVTGTEDLLMAATLADGETVMENCAREPEVTDLAHLLVKMGAKIEGIGTSTLKITGVEKLHGAKHRIIPDRIEAGTFIIAGALTGGDLMVQNCDPSHLGALLAKLEENGVKIRSNGDSVRVMSEGTLKPGDASTEEYPGFPTDMQAQYMALATQCEGASVVVENIFENRFMHAQELVRMGANIKIEGRRAIVRGKTPLSGAAVLASDLRASASLVLAALVAEGETIIDRVYHIDRGYEHIEEKLRGLGAEIKRIGELFPKKASPVAVS, encoded by the coding sequence ATGGATAAGTTCGTAATTCGCGGCGGGACTCCGCTGCTTGGCAATGTGCGTGTAAGTGGCGCGAAAAACGCAGCCCTGCCCGCGATGGCGGCTGCCCTGCTTACTGAAGAACCCGTCATCCTCGAAAATATTCCGCAGGTACGCGACATCATCACCGAGCGCAATCTGCTGCAAGCGATGGGCGCGGAAGTCGAACTGGGCTATGGACGCGCGCATCACCGCACCACGCTTTGCTGCCGCAATCTCGTCAACCCTGAGGCTTCCTACGAGCTGGTGAAAACCATGCGCGCCTCGACGCTGGTGCTCGGGCCGCTCGTAGCTCGCACCGGCGAGGCACGCGTTTCCTTGCCCGGCGGATGCGCGATTGGGGCGCGCCCCATCGATCTTCACATCAAAGGGCTGGAGAAGCTCGGCGCCGAGATCACGCAGGAGCACGGTTACATCAAGGCGAAGGCCACGCGCCTCAAGGGCAACCACATCGTCTTCGAAAAAATCACCGTGACAGGCACGGAAGACCTGCTGATGGCGGCGACGCTCGCCGACGGCGAGACGGTGATGGAGAACTGCGCCCGCGAACCCGAAGTCACGGACCTCGCACACCTGCTGGTAAAGATGGGCGCGAAGATCGAGGGCATTGGAACGTCGACGCTGAAGATCACCGGCGTTGAAAAACTCCATGGAGCGAAGCACCGCATCATTCCCGATCGCATTGAGGCCGGCACATTCATCATTGCCGGCGCGCTTACGGGCGGGGACTTGATGGTGCAGAACTGCGATCCATCGCACCTCGGCGCGCTGTTGGCCAAGCTCGAAGAAAACGGCGTGAAGATTCGCAGCAATGGCGATTCCGTCCGGGTGATGAGCGAGGGTACGCTGAAGCCGGGCGACGCGAGCACAGAAGAATACCCCGGCTTCCCTACCGACATGCAGGCGCAATACATGGCGCTGGCGACGCAGTGCGAGGGAGCATCGGTGGTGGTCGAGAACATATTCGAGAACCGCTTCATGCACGCGCAGGAACTGGTGCGCATGGGCGCGAACATCAAGATCGAAGGCCGGCGAGCGATTGTCCGTGGCAAGACGCCGTTGAGTGGCGCGGCTGTGCTGGCCAGCGATCTGCGAGCTTCGGCGTCACTGGTGCTGGCGGCGCTTGTCGCGGAGGGCGAGACGATCATTGATCGCGTGTATCACATTGATCGCGGCTACGAGCACATCGAAGAAAAGTTGCGCGGTCTCGGGGCGGAGATCAAGCGCATCGGGGAATTGTTTCCGAAGAAAGCGTCGCCGGTGGCGGTGAGTTAA